The following proteins come from a genomic window of Plutella xylostella chromosome 22, ilPluXylo3.1, whole genome shotgun sequence:
- the LOC105382542 gene encoding uncharacterized protein LOC105382542 — MTSERAIPHLRDIFGLNQQYDGKPYDDDDKTKKPSKKKKDDFKTYSNGDVKTLERHLSMKKTIRKKIMRDLQQAFVEDPNEFKVENTSPEKLKAELSAEAVKFGEKKSNKSEPTFLDMLRGETRAEEARDETPAAEKTSFWRRLTMKNKNKR, encoded by the coding sequence ATGACCTCCGAGCGGGCCATCCCCCACCTCCGGGACATCTTCGGCCTCAACCAGCAGTACGACGGGAAGCCCTACGATGACGACGACAAAACCAAAAAACCctcaaagaagaagaaagacgATTTTAAAACCTACAGCAACGGCGATGTCAAAACCCTCGAGAGACACCTCAGCATGAAGAAGACGATCAGAAAGAAGATCATGAGGGACCTCCAACAGGCATTCGTTGAGGATCCTAATGAGTTCAAGGTGGAGAACACGAGTCCTGAGAAACTGAAGGCTGAACTGAGCGCTGAAGCGGTCAAATTCGGTGAGAAGAAAAGCAATAAGAGTGAGCCAACCTTCCTGGACATGCTGAGAGGGGAGACCAGGGCCGAGGAGGCCCGGGACGAGACTCCAGCCGCGGAGAAGACCAGCTTCTGGCGACGGCTCACCATGAAGAACAAAAACAAGAGATAA